In Zingiber officinale cultivar Zhangliang chromosome 8B, Zo_v1.1, whole genome shotgun sequence, a single genomic region encodes these proteins:
- the LOC122016648 gene encoding GDSL esterase/lipase At1g59030-like, with translation MDDQMNSILLCINLLLILIIIPVPTVLSQERPMAPALLVFGDSIVDTGNNNMIITTVKADFPPYGRDFQGRQPTGRFSNGRMPSDMIASMLGIKDLLPPYYAPDLEDGDLLTGVSFASAGTGYDNLTAVIAQVFSMWDQLEMHKEYRGKLVAIAGEETADAIIRESPHVVFAGNNDILATYFFSTIRQKTFDLPSYINYLVDAATNFVKELYNLGARRIVVFGLPPLGCVPVSRTVRGGKNRDCVDIYNQAASSFNFELSNSLNQLNVDLSGSRIIYLGIFDVIVDLIQHGPDYGFEETTKGCCGTGEFEASISCNKFSPCTCPESETNKYIFWDAFHPTERAFHIVTAAVQSQLLNVFR, from the exons ATGGATGATCAAATGAATTCCATACTCCTCTGCATTAATCTTCTTCTCATCCTGATCATCATCCCGGTTCCAACCGTTCTATCTCAAGAACGCCCAATGGCTCCTGCCTTGCTCGTGTTCGGCGACTCCATCGTGGACACAGGAAACAACAACATGATAATCACAACGGTCAAGGCCGACTTCCCTCCCTACGGCAGGGATTTCCAAGGACGCCAACCAACGGGAAGGTTCAGCAACGGCAGAATGCCTTCGGATATGATTG CATCGATGCTCGGGATAAAAGATCTTTTGCCCCCTTATTACGCTCCTGATCTGGAAGACGGTGACCTGCTCACCGGAGTAAGCTTTGCCTCTGCTGGTACAGGTTACGATAATCTCACAGCTGTGATTGCG CAAGTTTTCTCGATGTGGGATCAATTGGAGATGCACAAAGAGTATAGGGGAAAGCTAGTAGCCATTGCCGGTGAGGAAACGGCAGATGCCATAATAAGAGAAAGCCCTCATGTGGTATTCGCCGGGAACAATGATATATTGGCCACTTACTTCTTTTCCACTATCAGACAAAAGACCTTCGATCTGCCTTCTTACATCAACTACCTGGTCGACGCCGCTACCAACTTTGTAAAG GAGTTATACAACTTGGGAGCTCGAAGGATTGTAGTATTTGGACTGCCTCCTCTTGGCTGTGTTCCTGTGTCGAGGACTGTGAGAGGAGGAAAGAACAGAGACTGTGTGGACATTTACAACCAAGCTGCCTCCTCGTTCAACTTTGAGCTATCCAACAGCTTAAACCAGCTCAACGTGGATCTTTCAGGAAGTCGGATCATTTACTTGGGCATCTTCGATGTAATAGTCGATCTCATACAACATGGTCCGGATTATg GGTTTGAGGAAACAACAAAGGGGTGCTGTGGAACTGGAGAATTCGAAGCTTCGATTTCTTGTAACAAGTTTAGTCCATGCACGTGCCCGGAGTCAGAGACGAATAAGTATATATTTTGGGATGCTTTTCACCCGACGGAAAGGGCATTCCACATCGTCACGGCTGCTGTGCAATCTCAGCTCTTGAATGTTTTTCGCTAA